From Cyclobacteriaceae bacterium, a single genomic window includes:
- a CDS encoding DegT/DnrJ/EryC1/StrS family aminotransferase yields MKIPFVNLTAQYESIKKDIDKAIENVITETAFIGGKYVNNFEKEFADAYGCKNVVACANGTDSLYIIMKMLGIKEGDEVITVANSWISSSETITQTGAKPVFIDIHPEYYSMDESLLISKITSKTKAVIAVHLQGQACDIETIKNICDERNIHLIEDCAQSHFSEYKGKRVGLYGIASSFSFYPGKNLGAYGDAGCITSNDDAFAEKCKMFARHGALKKHHHQMEGINSRMDGLQAAILSAKLPHIIDWTNKRIANAAIYNKCLNGISQIKIPTVRPESKHTFHLYVIVAEKRDELMKHLADGGIETFIHYPSILPNLQAYKYLGHTPSDFPVASDLQPKILSLPMYPELSEKEIQNVSNSIRAFYGK; encoded by the coding sequence ATGAAAATTCCCTTTGTAAATCTTACTGCGCAATATGAAAGCATTAAGAAGGATATTGATAAGGCAATTGAAAATGTGATTACGGAGACTGCCTTCATTGGAGGTAAGTACGTAAATAATTTTGAAAAAGAATTCGCTGATGCATATGGTTGTAAGAATGTTGTAGCATGCGCTAATGGTACAGATTCCTTATATATCATTATGAAGATGTTGGGAATTAAGGAAGGCGATGAAGTAATCACGGTAGCAAATAGCTGGATATCCAGTTCTGAAACCATAACCCAAACAGGAGCAAAGCCCGTGTTCATCGATATCCATCCTGAGTACTATAGCATGGATGAGTCATTGTTAATATCAAAGATTACTTCCAAAACCAAAGCTGTTATTGCGGTTCATTTGCAAGGGCAGGCTTGCGATATTGAGACTATCAAGAATATTTGTGATGAACGCAATATTCATTTGATTGAAGACTGCGCGCAATCTCATTTTTCAGAATACAAGGGTAAGAGGGTTGGGCTTTATGGGATCGCTTCCTCTTTTAGTTTTTATCCGGGAAAAAATCTTGGGGCTTATGGAGATGCGGGATGTATCACAAGCAATGATGATGCATTCGCAGAGAAATGTAAGATGTTTGCCAGACATGGTGCATTAAAAAAACATCATCATCAGATGGAAGGGATCAATAGCCGGATGGATGGCTTACAGGCTGCAATTCTATCAGCAAAGCTTCCGCATATCATTGATTGGACGAATAAGAGAATTGCAAATGCGGCAATTTATAACAAATGCCTGAATGGCATTTCACAGATAAAAATTCCAACCGTTCGTCCGGAAAGCAAACACACTTTTCACCTGTATGTTATTGTTGCTGAAAAGAGAGATGAGCTTATGAAACATCTTGCGGATGGTGGTATAGAAACATTTATTCATTATCCTTCTATTCTTCCAAACTTGCAGGCCTATAAATATCTTGGGCATACACCTTCGGATTTTCCGGTAGCATCCGATCTTCAACCAAAAATACTATCGCTGCCTATGTATCCTGAGTTGTCGGAAAAGGAAATTCAGAATGTATCAAATTCAATAAGGGCATTTTACGGGAAGTGA
- a CDS encoding N-acetyltransferase: MSNPTILKSQIRNVSFGEDVKVAEPVNLYGCAVGSECFIGPFVEIQNNVTIGSRTKVQSHSFICSLVTIGNDCFVGHGVMFVNDLFSEGGPARGDMSKWKSTTIGNDVSIGSNSTILPVSICNSVVIGAGSVVTKDILKSGVYAGNPARFLRSL, encoded by the coding sequence ATGAGTAATCCAACGATTTTGAAAAGTCAGATCAGGAATGTCTCGTTCGGCGAAGATGTGAAGGTAGCGGAGCCTGTGAATTTATATGGTTGTGCGGTTGGATCAGAATGCTTCATCGGTCCGTTTGTAGAGATTCAGAACAATGTTACCATTGGCAGCAGGACGAAAGTTCAATCACATTCTTTTATTTGCTCGTTGGTTACGATCGGTAATGATTGCTTTGTAGGCCACGGGGTGATGTTTGTCAACGATCTATTTTCTGAGGGTGGGCCGGCAAGAGGAGATATGTCAAAGTGGAAGTCGACAACAATCGGTAATGACGTATCGATTGGATCCAATTCCACCATACTACCTGTATCAATTTGTAATAGTGTTGTTATTGGGGCAGGGTCAGTCGTGACAAAAGACATCTTGAAATCAGGTGTTTACGCTGGCAATCCTGCCCGCTTCTTAAGATCCTTGTAA
- a CDS encoding Gfo/Idh/MocA family oxidoreductase: MMTKKVKFGIVGCGRIAQRHAEHIHAKGELIAVCDNVPDKADQMAKQYNAKAYYSLEEMTSSEKEIEVIAICSPNGLHANHSISVLQAGFHALCEKPMAITVNDCGRMIQAAEKSNRRLFAIKQNRYNPPVAAVKRVIDEGRLGKINSVQLTCFWNRNEDYYKNSWKGTLDMDGGTLFTQFSHFVDLLYWLLGDVKSVQAYLGNFNHKGIIEFEDTGAVIMEFQSGAIGTINYTVNSYKKNMEGSLTLFGDKGTVKIGGQYLNELEYQSIEGYTIENLPEGNKPNNYGNYVGSMSNHDKVYDNVIDVLTNNASITTNSFEGLKTVEIIEKIYKAAVRV, encoded by the coding sequence ATCATGACAAAGAAAGTAAAATTCGGAATTGTTGGTTGTGGACGAATCGCCCAGCGTCACGCTGAACACATTCACGCAAAAGGAGAATTGATTGCTGTATGCGACAATGTGCCGGACAAGGCCGATCAGATGGCCAAGCAATACAATGCGAAAGCTTATTATTCACTGGAAGAGATGACATCCTCTGAAAAAGAAATTGAGGTGATTGCAATATGCTCACCGAACGGACTACATGCCAATCATTCGATCAGCGTGCTTCAGGCAGGTTTCCATGCATTGTGTGAAAAGCCGATGGCCATTACAGTGAATGATTGCGGAAGAATGATCCAGGCCGCTGAGAAATCCAACAGGAGATTGTTTGCGATCAAACAGAATCGCTATAATCCTCCCGTAGCTGCAGTGAAAAGAGTAATTGATGAAGGCAGACTGGGAAAGATCAACAGCGTCCAATTAACCTGCTTCTGGAACAGAAACGAAGACTATTATAAAAACTCATGGAAGGGGACATTGGATATGGATGGAGGTACGCTGTTTACCCAGTTCAGTCATTTTGTTGATCTTCTTTATTGGTTGCTCGGCGATGTGAAAAGCGTTCAGGCATATCTTGGAAATTTCAATCATAAGGGAATTATCGAGTTTGAGGATACGGGAGCCGTGATCATGGAGTTTCAGAGTGGAGCCATTGGTACCATCAACTACACAGTAAATAGCTATAAGAAGAATATGGAAGGTTCACTTACACTCTTTGGCGATAAGGGAACGGTGAAGATTGGTGGCCAATACCTCAACGAACTTGAGTATCAAAGTATAGAGGGATACACGATTGAAAACCTGCCGGAAGGAAATAAGCCCAATAACTACGGAAATTATGTCGGCTCGATGAGTAATCACGACAAAGTATATGACAATGTGATCGATGTATTGACAAACAATGCGTCTATCACCACCAATTCGTTTGAAGGACTGAAGACGGTGGAGATTATTGAAAAGATATATAAAGCGGCAGTGCGGGTATGA
- a CDS encoding N-acetyl sugar amidotransferase, giving the protein MVLDKTDPSYRRCTITVMDNIADPDITFDEKGICNYYYDYKEAEKRVLTGAAGEQKLAELSAAIRKQGQGKKYDCLIGLSGGVDSTYVAYLVKQLGLRPLAVHLDNGWNSELAVKNIENIINKLNIDLYTLVVNWQEFRDIQLSYIKASVVDIEVVSDHAIFATMYKLAKEQDIGYIISGTNIVTEHIMPSNWLYKKMDFANLEDIHDKYGKVKLKTYPIFDFKRYVYYSAVLKLTPISILDYVPYIKKDVKEFIKRELDWRDYGGKHYESIFTKFYQAYILPEKFKIDKRKAHLSTLICSGQISREEALNELELPLYSEQDLRQDKEYVLKKLGLSVTEFDSIMRASPRRHEEFKSDTKLKRNYMTLLQKTQGLRKIFK; this is encoded by the coding sequence ATGGTATTGGATAAAACGGATCCTTCATATCGTCGATGCACCATAACGGTGATGGACAATATCGCTGATCCGGATATTACCTTTGATGAGAAGGGAATTTGTAATTACTACTACGACTATAAAGAGGCGGAGAAACGCGTGCTGACAGGTGCAGCAGGTGAACAAAAGCTGGCGGAACTATCCGCTGCAATCAGGAAACAGGGGCAAGGCAAAAAGTATGATTGTCTTATTGGTTTAAGTGGCGGAGTTGATAGTACGTATGTAGCGTATCTTGTTAAGCAACTTGGCTTGCGTCCTCTTGCCGTCCATCTTGACAATGGTTGGAATTCAGAACTTGCAGTAAAGAACATTGAGAATATCATCAATAAGCTGAACATTGATTTGTATACGCTGGTAGTCAACTGGCAGGAGTTCAGGGATATTCAGCTTTCATACATAAAAGCATCGGTCGTGGATATAGAGGTGGTGTCGGACCATGCAATCTTTGCCACCATGTATAAACTGGCGAAGGAGCAGGATATAGGATATATCATCAGCGGGACGAACATTGTTACGGAGCATATCATGCCGTCGAACTGGTTGTATAAGAAAATGGACTTTGCCAATCTAGAGGATATTCATGATAAGTATGGTAAAGTCAAGCTAAAGACTTACCCGATCTTTGATTTTAAAAGATACGTGTACTACTCAGCTGTACTTAAGCTGACGCCAATATCGATTCTGGACTATGTTCCATACATTAAAAAAGATGTCAAGGAATTTATTAAGAGGGAGCTCGACTGGCGCGATTACGGCGGCAAGCATTATGAGTCCATCTTTACAAAGTTTTACCAAGCGTATATTTTACCGGAGAAATTCAAGATCGATAAAAGAAAAGCACACTTATCAACGCTGATATGTTCAGGACAAATTTCCCGGGAGGAAGCGCTGAATGAGCTTGAGCTTCCGCTTTATAGCGAACAGGATTTGCGACAGGACAAAGAATATGTTTTGAAAAAACTCGGATTAAGTGTCACAGAGTTTGATTCCATCATGAGAGCCTCACCGCGACGACATGAGGAGTTTAAATCAGATACAAAACTTAAAAGGAACTATATGACCCTTCTGCAGAAAACGCAAGGGCTTCGGAAGATTTTCAAATGA
- the hisF gene encoding imidazole glycerol phosphate synthase subunit HisF — MKRIRVIPALLIQDGGLVKSVKFKDHKYVGDPINAVKIFNEKEVDEIVVLDISASLEKRGPRIAEIKEIASEAFMPLGYGGGITRLSEIEELITAGVEKVILNSSAFENPTLINDAAKYVGSQSIVASVDVKKNMWGKYRVFIKNGAKNTDIDPVEFARKMEDAGAGELLLNAIDRDGTFGGYDETLIRSVSSAVNIPVVAIGGAATINDFVKAVGAGASAVSAGSMFVFQLPHRAVLISYPRQQELEEKLFSYIN, encoded by the coding sequence CCAGCTTTGCTCATTCAGGATGGTGGTCTTGTGAAGTCGGTAAAATTTAAAGACCACAAGTATGTCGGCGATCCGATCAATGCTGTGAAGATCTTTAATGAAAAAGAAGTTGATGAGATCGTGGTACTGGATATCTCAGCTTCACTGGAGAAACGAGGTCCGAGAATAGCAGAAATAAAAGAGATCGCCAGTGAGGCGTTCATGCCACTAGGATATGGGGGCGGGATTACCAGACTGAGTGAGATTGAAGAATTGATCACAGCCGGAGTGGAGAAAGTCATACTGAACAGCAGTGCTTTTGAAAATCCGACGCTGATAAATGATGCCGCTAAGTATGTGGGAAGTCAGAGTATTGTCGCATCAGTAGATGTGAAAAAGAATATGTGGGGAAAGTATAGGGTTTTCATAAAGAACGGTGCAAAAAATACGGACATCGACCCGGTTGAATTCGCAAGGAAAATGGAAGATGCAGGAGCAGGTGAGTTGTTGTTGAATGCGATTGACCGGGATGGAACATTTGGCGGATATGATGAAACATTGATCCGATCAGTGAGCTCTGCGGTTAATATCCCTGTGGTGGCAATAGGTGGAGCAGCAACCATCAACGATTTTGTGAAGGCAGTGGGTGCAGGAGCTTCTGCAGTATCTGCCGGCAGCATGTTTGTATTTCAACTTCCGCATCGTGCGGTCCTTATCAGCTATCCCCGGCAACAGGAGCTGGAAGAAAAATTGTTTTCATATATTAATTAA